A genome region from Bacteroidota bacterium includes the following:
- a CDS encoding SPOR domain-containing protein, translating to MNKFILFFLTFIISFLSAYSQQTESGKLSVNIINKLQEEESECGRVKIIEDKRIEELLDKHIQNNSQQQGIPGYRIRIFSQSGKDARQNAMEVRAQFSNLYPDVPSYLLFTTPNFKVYVGDFRTRNDALKFYKQIVQSFRYAFIVNDRINYPKLDY from the coding sequence ATGAATAAATTCATCCTGTTTTTTTTAACCTTCATCATCAGTTTTTTAAGTGCATACTCTCAACAAACGGAAAGTGGAAAATTATCTGTAAATATTATTAACAAACTACAAGAAGAAGAATCTGAATGTGGCAGAGTTAAAATTATTGAGGATAAACGAATCGAAGAGCTTCTGGATAAGCATATTCAAAATAATTCACAACAACAGGGAATACCGGGTTACAGAATTCGTATTTTTTCCCAATCAGGCAAAGATGCCCGTCAAAATGCCATGGAGGTTAGAGCGCAATTTTCCAATCTTTATCCTGATGTTCCTTCATATTTATTGTTTACAACTCCCAATTTCAAGGTATATGTGGGTGATTTTAGGACACGTAACGACGCATTGAAATTTTATAAACAAATTGTACAAAGTTTTCGTTATGCTTTTATTGTGAACGATAGGATTAATTACCCAAAACTTGATTATTAA
- a CDS encoding OmpA family protein: protein MEKLKIFLLPLFLLGAFSVCNAQKGKLLKADQIFNAGEFFDAADKYKDAYNDVSDKTKKAEILFRIGECYRLTSNPAKAEIWYAKAINKNYSNPLVYLYFAQAKLMNQKYDEAKEQFMKYKTLVPDDPRGGDGVLSCEFAQKMINNPTGYLVENVKAINSKVSDYSPAFARDDYNELYFTSSRDEATGNNNHGATGQNFADIFVTRKDKKGKWSMPVPLTPNINTEAEEGTPSLTKNFSTMYYSTCNESKKRIMGCQIFSSTRENDDWTKGKPIELGDDSIVIAHPAISPDELTLYFVSDMPKGSGGKDIWMCTRASVSDKWGKPVNLGDQINTPDDEEFPYVHPDGTLYFSSNGRVGMGGLDIYKAKKDQDGNWKVENMGSPINSSADDFGITFQADEERGYFSSNRGAHGDDDIYSFVLPPLRFNILGVVKDEKTDSIVPNATVKSIGSDGITVDTKTDKTGTFRFNLKPATDYVFIVSKTGFLNGKERETTKGLDKSKDFKTTILISSIAKPIELPNIFYDFAKWDLRPESMVALDKLVETLNDNPNITIELMSHTDSRGTDEDNLILSQKRAQSVVDYLISKGIAPDRLSAKGYGESQPMVVDKRTAAQYIFLPEGTLLDDKFVDKLPSSDLKEIAYQINRRTEFRVLSTNYKSKK, encoded by the coding sequence ATGGAAAAATTAAAAATATTTCTGCTTCCCTTATTTCTATTAGGAGCTTTTAGTGTCTGCAATGCTCAGAAAGGAAAATTATTAAAAGCCGATCAGATTTTTAATGCCGGAGAATTCTTTGATGCTGCCGATAAGTACAAAGATGCATATAATGATGTCAGTGATAAAACTAAAAAAGCAGAAATACTTTTCAGAATTGGCGAATGTTACCGTCTGACCAGTAATCCTGCAAAAGCAGAAATATGGTATGCAAAAGCCATCAACAAGAATTATTCCAATCCCCTTGTTTACCTGTATTTTGCCCAGGCAAAACTGATGAATCAGAAATATGACGAGGCAAAAGAACAGTTTATGAAATATAAGACGCTGGTACCGGATGATCCAAGAGGAGGAGATGGAGTACTTTCCTGTGAATTTGCACAAAAAATGATCAATAATCCAACCGGTTACCTGGTTGAAAATGTAAAAGCCATCAATTCCAAGGTCAGTGATTATTCGCCCGCTTTTGCCAGGGACGATTATAATGAGCTCTATTTTACTTCATCCCGAGACGAAGCTACGGGAAACAACAACCATGGGGCAACAGGACAAAATTTTGCAGATATTTTTGTCACCCGGAAAGATAAAAAAGGGAAATGGAGTATGCCCGTTCCCCTGACTCCGAATATCAACACAGAAGCTGAGGAAGGAACCCCATCCCTGACCAAGAATTTTTCAACGATGTATTATTCCACTTGCAATGAAAGCAAGAAAAGGATAATGGGTTGCCAGATCTTTTCATCTACCCGCGAAAATGACGACTGGACAAAAGGCAAGCCCATAGAACTGGGAGATGATTCTATAGTTATTGCCCATCCTGCTATTTCTCCGGATGAACTTACCCTTTATTTTGTTTCAGATATGCCCAAAGGATCGGGCGGCAAAGACATCTGGATGTGTACCCGTGCCAGTGTTTCCGACAAATGGGGGAAACCCGTGAACCTGGGGGATCAGATCAATACCCCTGATGATGAAGAATTTCCGTATGTTCATCCTGACGGAACTCTGTATTTTTCCTCCAACGGCCGTGTGGGCATGGGCGGATTAGATATTTATAAAGCCAAAAAAGATCAGGATGGAAATTGGAAAGTTGAAAATATGGGATCTCCCATCAACTCTTCTGCAGACGACTTCGGTATTACTTTCCAGGCTGATGAAGAAAGGGGTTATTTCTCAAGCAACCGGGGTGCTCATGGTGACGATGATATTTACTCTTTCGTCCTCCCCCCCCTAAGATTCAATATTTTAGGCGTTGTTAAAGATGAGAAAACTGATTCCATTGTCCCCAATGCTACCGTCAAATCAATTGGCAGCGATGGCATCACCGTGGATACGAAAACGGATAAAACCGGTACTTTCAGATTCAACCTCAAACCTGCAACAGATTATGTATTCATCGTTTCCAAGACTGGCTTCCTGAACGGAAAAGAACGTGAAACAACCAAGGGACTGGATAAAAGCAAAGATTTTAAAACCACTATCCTGATTTCTTCCATTGCAAAACCCATTGAACTGCCCAATATCTTTTACGATTTTGCCAAATGGGACCTGAGGCCTGAATCCATGGTGGCACTTGATAAATTGGTTGAAACATTAAATGACAATCCAAACATCACCATAGAATTGATGAGCCATACCGATTCACGTGGTACCGATGAAGACAACCTGATTTTATCGCAAAAGAGGGCCCAGTCGGTGGTTGATTACCTTATTTCCAAAGGCATTGCCCCAGACAGGCTTTCAGCAAAGGGATACGGAGAGTCTCAACCCATGGTAGTAGATAAAAGAACTGCCGCTCAATATATCTTCTTACCCGAAGGAACTTTACTGGATGACAAGTTTGTCGATAAACTGCCTTCTTCAGACCTGAAAGAAATTGCTTACCAAATCAACCGCCGTACTGAATTCAGGGTATTGTCGACAAATTATAAATCAAAGAAATAA
- a CDS encoding amidophosphoribosyltransferase — protein MSDQIKHECGIALIRLLKPLEYYQLKYGSWLYGLEKLYLLMEKQHNRGQDGAGVVGVKLDLPPGNKYIFRHRSIEASPIDDVFRKIYAHFKKKEIKSPDLLRDAKWAKENVPFASEIYLGHLRYGTYGRNNIENVHPVMRQNNWKSRNLVMAGNFNLTNVSDLFKVLIDLGQNPKDFSDTVTVLENVGHFLDGENQRLFRIYKDAGYSNVEISELIQENLDIKNILHESSKRWDGGYVISGIVGHGDAFVIRDPWGIRPAYYYHNDEVAVVTSERPVIQTVFNVPAEDVHEITPGYAVIIRKNGEVTHEKVLESQERRSCSFERIYFSRGSDVDIYQERKKLGELLTPAILKAVDYDLEHTVFSFIPNTAETAFYGMLKGVENFMINEKKRKIVEIGRRISEEDLTKILDARPRIEKIAIKDIKLRTFISQDKGRKDLVGHVYDITYGTIKKGVDNLVIIDDSIVRGTTLKQSIIKILDRLGPKKIVVLSSSPQIRYPDCYGIDMSKFDDFIAFKAAITLLRETGRESVINDVYNKSKAQQHLPKEQIVNYVKEIYAPFTDDEVSEKITKLLTDKDVEAEVEVVYQSIDNLHKACPNDLGDWYFTGNYPTPGGNRVVNNAFIDFIEGKHRRAY, from the coding sequence ATGAGTGATCAGATAAAACATGAATGTGGAATAGCATTGATTCGATTGCTAAAGCCACTTGAATATTATCAATTGAAATACGGCAGCTGGCTGTATGGGCTGGAGAAGTTGTATTTGCTGATGGAGAAACAGCATAACCGCGGACAGGATGGTGCCGGAGTTGTCGGAGTAAAACTTGACCTGCCACCCGGCAATAAGTATATCTTTCGTCATCGTTCCATTGAAGCCTCTCCTATAGATGATGTTTTTCGTAAAATTTATGCTCATTTTAAGAAAAAAGAAATTAAAAGTCCTGATTTGCTCCGGGATGCCAAATGGGCTAAAGAAAATGTCCCTTTTGCTTCTGAAATATACCTTGGGCATTTGAGGTATGGCACTTATGGCCGAAATAACATTGAAAATGTCCACCCGGTGATGCGCCAAAATAACTGGAAGTCTCGTAATCTGGTCATGGCCGGGAATTTTAACTTAACCAACGTTAGCGATTTATTTAAGGTATTAATTGATTTGGGACAAAACCCCAAGGATTTTTCAGATACTGTAACCGTTCTTGAAAATGTCGGTCATTTTCTGGATGGAGAAAATCAACGTCTTTTCCGTATCTATAAAGATGCAGGCTATTCAAACGTCGAAATTTCTGAACTTATACAGGAAAATCTTGATATAAAAAATATTCTTCATGAATCCAGTAAGCGCTGGGATGGAGGTTATGTTATTTCTGGTATTGTCGGGCACGGAGATGCTTTTGTGATTCGTGATCCATGGGGCATCAGGCCGGCTTATTATTATCATAATGATGAGGTTGCTGTCGTTACTTCTGAAAGGCCGGTTATTCAGACTGTTTTTAACGTTCCTGCTGAGGATGTACATGAGATCACTCCGGGATATGCAGTAATTATCCGTAAAAATGGGGAGGTTACTCATGAGAAGGTTCTTGAATCTCAGGAACGCCGTTCCTGTTCTTTTGAAAGAATTTATTTTTCAAGAGGAAGTGACGTAGATATTTATCAGGAACGTAAAAAACTCGGGGAATTGCTTACCCCTGCTATTCTTAAGGCCGTTGATTATGATCTGGAACATACGGTTTTCTCCTTTATCCCCAATACGGCTGAAACCGCTTTCTATGGCATGCTGAAAGGGGTAGAAAATTTTATGATCAACGAGAAAAAACGCAAGATTGTCGAAATCGGCAGGAGAATATCTGAGGAAGATCTGACTAAAATTCTGGATGCACGGCCTAGAATTGAAAAAATAGCGATAAAAGATATTAAACTTCGTACTTTTATCAGTCAGGATAAGGGCCGTAAGGATTTGGTCGGTCATGTATACGATATTACCTATGGTACAATTAAAAAGGGAGTAGATAACCTGGTTATTATTGATGATTCCATTGTCAGGGGTACAACCTTAAAGCAAAGTATCATTAAAATCCTGGACCGGCTGGGCCCCAAAAAGATTGTGGTACTTTCTTCCTCTCCCCAAATACGTTATCCGGATTGTTACGGCATAGACATGTCCAAGTTTGATGATTTTATTGCTTTTAAGGCAGCTATAACTTTGCTAAGGGAAACCGGAAGGGAATCGGTGATCAATGATGTTTACAATAAATCAAAGGCTCAGCAGCATCTTCCCAAAGAACAGATTGTCAATTATGTGAAGGAAATTTATGCACCTTTCACTGATGATGAAGTTAGTGAAAAAATTACCAAATTATTGACTGATAAAGATGTGGAAGCTGAAGTGGAAGTGGTTTATCAGTCTATTGATAATTTGCACAAGGCCTGCCCGAATGATTTGGGTGACTGGTATTTTACCGGAAATTATCCTACACCCGGAGGAAACAGGGTAGTCAATAATGCTTTTATTGATTTTATTGAAGGTAAACACCGCAGGGCTTATTAA
- a CDS encoding LEA type 2 family protein — protein sequence MNFRFLKITFCALGLMALCNSCSLVEKIKVGKIESFKLEKVSNQSVTVNLYIPVTNPNIFSYKVNDIHIDLEVNGEYIGCINHVQDIVIGAKSNQVQELTFDLSMPSLLQGAFRIMKTLSAPTIKVKMNGYVKVKSFLFARKITVNSENTIKNNLGSDMIKSLL from the coding sequence ATGAATTTTAGATTTTTAAAAATAACTTTCTGTGCTTTGGGGCTGATGGCCCTTTGTAATTCCTGTAGCCTGGTCGAAAAAATCAAAGTAGGGAAAATCGAATCCTTTAAGCTTGAAAAAGTTTCCAATCAGTCAGTTACAGTAAATTTATATATCCCTGTTACCAACCCCAATATTTTTTCCTATAAAGTTAATGATATTCATATAGATTTGGAGGTGAACGGGGAATATATTGGTTGTATAAATCATGTACAGGATATAGTAATCGGCGCCAAATCCAATCAGGTTCAGGAGTTGACCTTTGATCTTTCAATGCCCAGTTTATTACAGGGAGCTTTCAGGATAATGAAAACCTTGTCAGCGCCGACCATTAAGGTGAAGATGAACGGTTACGTCAAAGTAAAATCATTCCTGTTTGCAAGAAAAATAACGGTGAACAGCGAAAATACGATTAAAAATAATCTGGGATCAGATATGATAAAATCGTTATTATAA